CTTGCATCATCGCTTCGGTGTGCGCCGGCCCGGGGGTGAAGCGCAGGCGTTCGGTGCCGCGCGGCACGGTCGGGAAATTTATCGGCTGCACATAGACGCCGTATTCGGCGAGCAGGATGTCGCTGACCTTCTTCGCGCGCACCGGATCGCCGACCATCAGCGGAACGATGTGCGTGGAGGACGGCATGACCGGAAGACCGGCTTCGGCGAACAGGCGCTTGAGCGTGGCGGCCGACGCCTGCTGCGCCTCGCGCTCGACGCTCGACGCCTTGAGATGCCGCACCGCCGCCAGCACGCCGGCGACCAGCACCGGGGAGAGCGAGGTGGTGAAGATGAAGCCCGGCGCGTAGGAACGGATCACGTCGATGATCCGCGTATCGGCCGCGATATAGCCACCCATCACGCCGAAGGCCTTGCCCAGTGTGCCCTCGATGATGTCGATCCGGCTGGCCGCCTCGTCCCGCTCCGAAATGCCGCCGCCGCGTGCGCCATACATGCCCACGGCGTGGACTTCGTCGATGTAGGTGAGGGCGTTGTACTTTTCGGCAAGGTCGCAGATCGCGTGGATCGGCGCGATGTCGGCGTCCATCGAATAGACGCTTTCGAACGCGATCAGCTTGGGCAGCGCCGGATCGGTTTCGGCGAGCAGTTCTTCAAGGTGCTCGACGTCATTGTGCCGGAACACCTTCTTCTCGCAGCCCGAATTGCGGATGCCCGCGATCATGCTGGCGTGGTTCAGCTCGTCCGAGAAGATCACGCAGCCCGGCAAGATCTTGGCGAGCGTGGACAGCGTGGCATCGTTCGAGACATAGCCCGAGGTGAACAGCAGCGCGCCGTCCTTGCCGTGCAGGTCGGCCAGTTCGCGCTCCAGCTCGATGTGGTAGTGCGTGTTGCCGCCGATGTTGCGCGTGCCGCCGGAACCGGCGCCCACGTCATGCAGCGCTTCTTCCATCGCCGCGATCACCTTGGGATGCTGGCCCATGGCGAGATAATCGTTGGAACACCACACCGTGATCGGCTTCGGGCCGTTGTGGCCGGCAAAGCAGCGGGCGTTGGGGTAAGCGCCCTTGTTGCGGAGGATGTCGATGAAAACCCGGTAGCGGCCTTCGGAATGCAGACGGTCGATCGCCTGGTCGAAAACTTGATCGTAATTCACCCCGCCGCTCCTTGTGTCAGGCTCGAAAATGCCGGGCCATCGGCGAATGGCGCGGCTTGTACGCTTGTTGTTTGTGCTTGGCCAGCCGGTTTTCGCGCCTGCACCCGTGCGGGATCGCCGAAGCCGATATGGAAGGCACCGTCATTGCGCTGGCGCAAAAGCCAGTCGCGATCATGCTGAAAAGCGATGGTCAGGCCCGGCGTGCGCGCCTGCAGCGTGCGCAGGCCCTTGATCCAGCCGATCACCGTGCTGCGATCCTCCGGCGCAAGCCAATCCGCGATCAGCCGCGAACGACCCCGTGTTTCGGACAGGTTCCGCTCCATTGAGGTCACGTCGCCGGGGAACAGATATTCGCGCCCGCTGGCCAGCACCACATAGATCAGTTGCGATCCCGGCGTGTGGCCCGGCATCGGCATGACCGCGACGCCGGGCGCCAGCGCCGTCGCGCCCCGCGGGTCGATCGGCGCGGGCAGGGCTTTCGCCGTCTCGCCCGCGCGGCCAAGCTCTGCCACCAGCGCGGAATACTGCGCACGCGGCAGGAACAGTTTCGCGGCGTTACGGGCCATTTCGGATGACGCCGCGAAGCCGCCGATGTGATCGTAGTGTTCGTGCGTGAAGACGATGCGGTTCGCCGCGTCCATCGCGGCTTCGACGCGGCGCTGCGCGGCGGCGTCGTAGTCGGTCATGTCGAGCCTGCTGGCCTGTTCGCGCGTCAGCCCGCTGTCGATCAGCACCGTTCCGCCGGGGCCGCGCACGCGAAACGCGGCCGCCGCGATCCCCACCTTGCCGAAACCGCCGCCCGCGACCAGCAGCGTGGCCGGTGATGTTCCCTGCGCCACGATTTCCACATCGATCGCATCGGGGCGCGGCCCCGGCATCGCGGCGGCGGCGCGGCGTAGCGCGGCAATGTCGATCGGGCGTTCGGCGATCTGCCCGGTGCGGTTGTCGATCAGCAGCCAGTACGCCGCGCCCGCCACGGCGAGCAACAGGACAGCGGCGATCTTCCATCCCTTGCGCAAGAACCGTTCCCCCCTTGCGGCGCGCGCCTAAAGTATCGCGACGCGATCCAGGCCATAGGCGGCCAGCGCGGGCCTCAGGCGCTCCACATCCTGCCCGCCGCGCGTGAACAGCGCAACGTCGTCCTGCCTCCGGCTCCAGGCCTGGCCTTCGGTCAGAGCGGCGATCCGCCGGGCGATGCCGTCCGATCCATCGATGAACCGCACGTCTCCGCCGAAAGCGCGCGCCAGTTCCGGCTGCACCAGCGGGAAATGCGTGCAGGCCAGCACCACCGTATCGATCCGGTCGCCGCCCGCCATGGCGCGCAGCGCGGCGGCGGCGCGGGCATAGACCGCCGGATCGACCGGTTCGCCGCGCAACTGCGCTTCGGCGGCCTGCACCAGTTCCGGCGCGCCGTGGCGCAGCAGGGTCTTGCCCGCCGCGAATTCGGCTTCCAGCCGGTCGACGTAGACCTGCCGGATCGTGGCTTCGGTGCCGAGCAGGCCGATCACCCCGGTCCGCGTCATTGCCGCCGCCGGCTTGATCGCCGGCACGGTGCCCACGATCGGCACTTCCAGCACCTCGCGCACCGAAGCGAGCGCGATGGTGGAGGCGGTGTTGCAGGCGATGCAGACAAGGCGCGGGCGAAAGCGTTCGGTCATGCGGCCCAGCAGGCCGGAAACGCGCGCG
The Novosphingobium sp. EMRT-2 genome window above contains:
- the murI gene encoding glutamate racemase; its protein translation is MPPEVDAVAPLLVFDSGVGGLSVLHKVRALLPDAPVIYAADNAGLPYGTKTEAQIAARVSGLLGRMTERFRPRLVCIACNTASTIALASVREVLEVPIVGTVPAIKPAAAMTRTGVIGLLGTEATIRQVYVDRLEAEFAAGKTLLRHGAPELVQAAEAQLRGEPVDPAVYARAAAALRAMAGGDRIDTVVLACTHFPLVQPELARAFGGDVRFIDGSDGIARRIAALTEGQAWSRRQDDVALFTRGGQDVERLRPALAAYGLDRVAIL
- the hemA gene encoding 5-aminolevulinate synthase, yielding MNYDQVFDQAIDRLHSEGRYRVFIDILRNKGAYPNARCFAGHNGPKPITVWCSNDYLAMGQHPKVIAAMEEALHDVGAGSGGTRNIGGNTHYHIELERELADLHGKDGALLFTSGYVSNDATLSTLAKILPGCVIFSDELNHASMIAGIRNSGCEKKVFRHNDVEHLEELLAETDPALPKLIAFESVYSMDADIAPIHAICDLAEKYNALTYIDEVHAVGMYGARGGGISERDEAASRIDIIEGTLGKAFGVMGGYIAADTRIIDVIRSYAPGFIFTTSLSPVLVAGVLAAVRHLKASSVEREAQQASAATLKRLFAEAGLPVMPSSTHIVPLMVGDPVRAKKVSDILLAEYGVYVQPINFPTVPRGTERLRFTPGPAHTEAMMQDLTAALVEIWGRLDLEKRKAA
- a CDS encoding MBL fold metallo-hydrolase, translated to MRKGWKIAAVLLLAVAGAAYWLLIDNRTGQIAERPIDIAALRRAAAAMPGPRPDAIDVEIVAQGTSPATLLVAGGGFGKVGIAAAAFRVRGPGGTVLIDSGLTREQASRLDMTDYDAAAQRRVEAAMDAANRIVFTHEHYDHIGGFAASSEMARNAAKLFLPRAQYSALVAELGRAGETAKALPAPIDPRGATALAPGVAVMPMPGHTPGSQLIYVVLASGREYLFPGDVTSMERNLSETRGRSRLIADWLAPEDRSTVIGWIKGLRTLQARTPGLTIAFQHDRDWLLRQRNDGAFHIGFGDPARVQARKPAGQAQTTSVQAAPFADGPAFSSLTQGAAG